The following is a genomic window from Ignavibacteriota bacterium.
CCATCCGCGTTCATGCATTGAATCAGCAGGTGATCCGCTATGAGCAGATCGACGAATGTCGCGCGGCACGGATGCACGGCGAGATGGAGAACGTCCCCCTCGTGGAATTCCTGAAAGAACCTCTCGTCCGTAAATTCGGTGATGGGTGGTATGCCCGTCTGCACAGCGAGACATCCACCGTCGACGGGAGCCAATGATCCTATGCTGAACATTTCACTCCAGCATAAGATGATGATGAAGCTGTCGCCTCAGCAGGTCCAGTACCTGAAGATGCTGCAGCTCCCCACCCTTGCTCTTGAACAGAAGATCAAGGCCGAACTGGAGATGAACCCCCTCCTGGAAGAGGGGTACGAAGAGGAACTCGAGGCCCAGACGGAGCAGGATGAGCCGGAGAAGGAAGAGCCCGTCGAAGAGACCCCTCCCGAAAAGGTGGAAGAGAGTCACGCCGAGGAGGACGAGAAGTACTCCATTGAAGACTACATGAACGACGATCTCCACGGGTACAAGGCCCGGGAGCCGTTCGACAGTGAAGAGAAAGAAGAACTCCCGATCGCGGATTCGGTCTCGCTCTCCCACCGTTTGCTCGAGCAGTTCAGCCTGCTCGACCTGGACGATGACGAGATCCTGGTTGGGCAGGAGATCATCGGGAATGTGGACGAGGACGGTTACCTCCGCCGCGACCTTGTCACGATCGTGCAGGACGTGAATCTCACGAACAGCACCGCGATCACGGTGGAGAAGGGCGAGCAGGTCCTCCGGAAGATCCAGCACATGGACCCCGTCGGGATCGCGGCGCGCTCCCTGCAGGAATGCCTCCTGGTCCAGCTGGAGGTCACACCCCTGGAACCGGCGGTCAAGACCCTTGCCACACGTCTCCTCACCGAGTTCTACGATGATTTCACGATGCGGCATTTCGAAGAGCTCGCCAAGAAGCTCGCGATCACCCTGGACGACCTCAAGCAGGTGATCGAGCTCATCCAGCACCTGAATCCGAAGCCCGGCGAAGGCGAGTTCAGTGCCCACGAGAACTATATCGTCCCGGATTTCCTGGTGACCAAGACCGAAACGGACTTCGTCATCTCCCTCAACGACCGGAACATCCCCCCGCTGCGGATCAACAAGGCGTACAAGGACCTGATGTCCAAGCGGAAGAAGAACGGGGTGTCGACCGAGGCGAAGGACTTCATCCGGCAGCGTTTCGAGGCCGCCAAGTGGTTCATCAGTTCCATCCACCAGCGCCGCGAGACCATGCTCAAGGTCATGCGCACGATCGTCGAAAAGCAGCATGAATACTTCGACACCGGCGAAGGCTTGCGTCCGATGATCTACAAGGACATCGCCGAAGTGATCAGCATGGACATCTCCACGATCAGCCGCGTCGTGAACAGCAAGTACGTCCAGACCGATTACGGGGTCTTCTCCCTGCGCCATTTCTTCAGCGATTCCATCAGCACGACCGATGGCGATGAGATCTCCAACAAGGAAGTGAAGAAGAAACTCAAGACGCTCATCGACGCAGAGGATCCCCTCCATCCGCTGAGCGACCACAAACTCGCGGAGATGCTCAACACCGAAGGGCTGAACATCGCACGCCGGACGGTGGCCAAGTACCGCGAAGCGATGCTCATTCCTGTGGCCCGTCTCCGCCGCAAGCTCACCTGACAGGCACGCACCGTGACGAACACCATCCATGCCACGACCGTTCTCGGCCTCACCCATAACGGGGTGACCGTGATCGGTGCCGACGGCCAGGTCACGCTCGGACAGACGGTGATGAAGCATACCGCCCGGAAGGTACGCCGGTTATACAACGGCAAGGTCATCGGCGGATTCGCCGGTGCTGCCGCCGACGCGTTCACGCTTTTCGGAAAGTTCGAGGACCATCTGGAGAAGCACCGCGGCAACCTGGAGCGCGCTGCAGTGGAACTCGCACGGGAATGGCGCACGGACAAATACCTCCGCCAGCTCGAAGCCCTCCTGGCGGTCCTCGACGGGAAGTCCTCCCTCATCATCTCCGGTTCCGGCGAGGTCATTGAACCCGACGACGGCATCGTGGCGATCGGCTCCGGCGGCAGTTTCGCCCTCGCCGCCGCCCGTATGCTCGTCAAGCACTCCAGCCTCTCCACGCGCGAGATCGTGGAGGAGTCCCTCCGCACCGCCGCAGGCATCTGCATCTATACGAACACGAATATCGTCATCGAAGAGCTGTAAGTCACCGGGACATCCGTCCCCGAGAGCCCATGACATCATCCCCTGCTGCACCCCGTTCGGAACTCACGCCGCGTGAGATCGTTCGAGAACTCGACGCGTATATCATCGGCCAGGATGCCGCCAAACGGTCGGTGGCGATCGCCCTCCGCAACCGCTGGCGCCGGCTCCAGGTCGCGCCCGGGCTCCGCGAAGAGATCATGCCGAACAACATCATCCTGATCGGCCCGACCGGTGTGGGCAAGACGGAGATCGCCCGACGTCTGGCACGGCTGGCCAACGCGCCATTCATCAAGGTGGAAGCGTCCAAATTCACCGAGGTCGGCTATGTCGGCCGTGATGTGGAATCCATCATCCGCGACCTGACGGAATTCGCCGTGACGATGGTGAAGGCCGAGCACAAGAAGGGCGTTGAAGAAAAGGCCCGGGAAATGGCTGAAGATCGGGTACTGGATATCCTCATCCCCGCTCCACGCAAGCGTCCCTCCCCCTCCCCCGCTCCCGAGCCGGAACCGGTCCAGGCACCTGTCGACGAGACCAATGCCACGCGCGAGAAATTTCGCCAGCGCCTCCGGGCCGGCGAGCTCGATGGCCGGATGGTGGAGATCGACCTTCCGGCGAGCGATGGGCCCCTGATGCAGGTCGTTGGTCCGACGAACATGGAAGAGATGGGCGTGAACATCCAGGACCTTTTCGGGAGCATGTTCCCGAAGAAGATGAAGCGCCGCAAGGTCTCCGTGGGAGAAGCCCGCACGCTCCTCACGAACGAGGAGGCAGCAAAGCTCATCGATCAGGATGCGGCCATCCGCGAGGCAGTGCAGCGCGTGGAGAATTCCGGGATCGTGTTCCTCGATGAGATCGACAAGATCGCGGGGACCAAAAGCCCCGGGGGCGGCCCGGACGTCTCGCGCGAGGGCGTCCAGCGCGACCTCCTCCCGATCGTCGAAGGTTCCAATGTGATGACGAAGTACGGGATGGTGAAGACCGACCACGTCCTCTTCATCGCCTCCGGTGCGTTCCACGTTTCCAAGCCTTCGGATCTGATCCCGGAACTGCAGGGCCGCTTTCCCATTCGTGTGGAGCTGAACAGTCTGACCGAAGAGGACTTCGTCAAGATCCTGACACTCCCGCAGAACGCGTTGCTGAAGCAGTACAGCGCCCTGCTTGCCACCGAGGGTGTCACGCTGGAATTCCAGGAGGACGGCATACGGGAGATCGCACGGATCGCCACGGAGGTGAACGAGCAGGTCGAGAACATCGGCGCGCGCCGGCTCCACACGATCCTTACCACGCTCCTGGAGGATGCGCTCTATCTGGCGCCGGACGAGATCCCCTCGGCAACGATCGTGATCGACCATGAACGCGTCGTATCGCGGCTCTCGTCGATCGTGCGGGACCGCGACCTCTCGAAGTTCATCCTGTAGAAACAAAACGGCCCCGTCTGCACCACCAGACGGGGCCGCGGGCAGCAGGCAGAGACGGCCACCCGCCGTCCCTGCACTTCCACGCACCACACCACACCTTTCAGATACGGATACGCATGCCCATGGCCACCGAGCCGTGCGACAGCGATTCCTCCTGCAACAGGAAGTTCA
Proteins encoded in this region:
- the rpoN gene encoding RNA polymerase factor sigma-54; amino-acid sequence: MLNISLQHKMMMKLSPQQVQYLKMLQLPTLALEQKIKAELEMNPLLEEGYEEELEAQTEQDEPEKEEPVEETPPEKVEESHAEEDEKYSIEDYMNDDLHGYKAREPFDSEEKEELPIADSVSLSHRLLEQFSLLDLDDDEILVGQEIIGNVDEDGYLRRDLVTIVQDVNLTNSTAITVEKGEQVLRKIQHMDPVGIAARSLQECLLVQLEVTPLEPAVKTLATRLLTEFYDDFTMRHFEELAKKLAITLDDLKQVIELIQHLNPKPGEGEFSAHENYIVPDFLVTKTETDFVISLNDRNIPPLRINKAYKDLMSKRKKNGVSTEAKDFIRQRFEAAKWFISSIHQRRETMLKVMRTIVEKQHEYFDTGEGLRPMIYKDIAEVISMDISTISRVVNSKYVQTDYGVFSLRHFFSDSISTTDGDEISNKEVKKKLKTLIDAEDPLHPLSDHKLAEMLNTEGLNIARRTVAKYREAMLIPVARLRRKLT
- the hslV gene encoding ATP-dependent protease subunit HslV, with protein sequence MTNTIHATTVLGLTHNGVTVIGADGQVTLGQTVMKHTARKVRRLYNGKVIGGFAGAAADAFTLFGKFEDHLEKHRGNLERAAVELAREWRTDKYLRQLEALLAVLDGKSSLIISGSGEVIEPDDGIVAIGSGGSFALAAARMLVKHSSLSTREIVEESLRTAAGICIYTNTNIVIEEL
- the hslU gene encoding ATP-dependent protease ATPase subunit HslU, whose translation is MTSSPAAPRSELTPREIVRELDAYIIGQDAAKRSVAIALRNRWRRLQVAPGLREEIMPNNIILIGPTGVGKTEIARRLARLANAPFIKVEASKFTEVGYVGRDVESIIRDLTEFAVTMVKAEHKKGVEEKAREMAEDRVLDILIPAPRKRPSPSPAPEPEPVQAPVDETNATREKFRQRLRAGELDGRMVEIDLPASDGPLMQVVGPTNMEEMGVNIQDLFGSMFPKKMKRRKVSVGEARTLLTNEEAAKLIDQDAAIREAVQRVENSGIVFLDEIDKIAGTKSPGGGPDVSREGVQRDLLPIVEGSNVMTKYGMVKTDHVLFIASGAFHVSKPSDLIPELQGRFPIRVELNSLTEEDFVKILTLPQNALLKQYSALLATEGVTLEFQEDGIREIARIATEVNEQVENIGARRLHTILTTLLEDALYLAPDEIPSATIVIDHERVVSRLSSIVRDRDLSKFIL